A window from Candidatus Arthromitus sp. SFB-rat-Yit encodes these proteins:
- the gpmI gene encoding 2,3-bisphosphoglycerate-independent phosphoglycerate mutase, whose translation MNKNLCVLLILDGFGISKDLFGNSIAKAKTDNIDRINAIYPNIGLHASGMNVGLPDGQMGNSEVGHLNIGTGRIIYQELTRITKSINDGDFFKNEKLIKVMDNCIKNDTNLHVMGLASDGGVHAHYDHLKAVLKLAKEKNVKKTYIHLFTDGRDVSPTSGHMYIKNIKDYINQISYGIISTISGRYYTMDRDKRWDRVQKAYDAIVRGIGEDRIHKDPVDVLKSYYNDGITDEFVPPTLIEPNGNIKDKDSCIFVNFRPDRARELTYAIVDKGFKEFDVENLDINFLCMTMYDKKLNNVLVAFEPEVYPNTLGEYLSNQNKKQLRIAETEKYAHVTFFFNGGIEQSYNGEDRILIPSPNVKTYDLKPEMSLPELTDTLIQSIESDKYDFIVCNIANPDMVGHTGNFEATIKAIESVDLAVGKISDKILSLGHKLFITADHGNAECMVDENGGPMTAHTCNKVPFIYVSGDYESIEIKESGKLADIAPTILNVMGLDVPPEITGENLITKK comes from the coding sequence GTGAATAAGAATTTATGTGTTCTATTAATTTTAGATGGATTTGGTATATCTAAAGATTTATTTGGAAATTCCATAGCTAAGGCTAAAACGGATAATATAGATAGAATTAATGCTATATATCCAAATATTGGTTTACATGCAAGTGGTATGAACGTTGGATTACCAGATGGTCAAATGGGGAATTCAGAGGTTGGTCATTTAAATATAGGTACAGGAAGAATAATTTATCAAGAACTAACAAGGATAACAAAATCTATAAATGATGGAGATTTTTTCAAAAATGAAAAGTTAATAAAAGTGATGGATAATTGTATTAAAAACGATACAAACCTTCATGTTATGGGACTTGCATCAGATGGAGGGGTTCATGCTCATTATGATCATTTAAAAGCTGTTCTAAAGCTTGCAAAAGAGAAAAATGTAAAGAAAACTTATATACATTTATTTACTGATGGAAGAGATGTTTCTCCAACTTCAGGCCATATGTATATTAAAAATATTAAAGATTATATCAATCAAATATCTTATGGAATTATTTCAACTATCTCAGGAAGATATTACACAATGGATAGAGATAAAAGATGGGATAGAGTACAAAAGGCTTATGATGCTATAGTTCGTGGTATTGGAGAGGACAGAATTCATAAAGATCCAGTTGATGTTTTAAAATCATATTATAATGACGGAATAACAGATGAATTTGTACCACCAACTTTGATAGAACCAAATGGAAATATTAAAGATAAAGATTCATGCATTTTTGTTAATTTTAGGCCAGATAGAGCTAGAGAGTTAACTTATGCTATAGTTGATAAAGGGTTTAAAGAATTTGATGTTGAAAATTTAGATATTAATTTTTTATGTATGACTATGTATGATAAGAAACTTAATAATGTTTTAGTAGCATTTGAACCTGAAGTTTACCCAAATACGCTAGGAGAGTATTTGAGTAATCAGAACAAGAAACAATTAAGAATCGCAGAAACTGAGAAGTATGCACATGTTACGTTTTTCTTCAATGGTGGAATTGAACAGTCGTACAACGGAGAGGATAGAATTTTAATACCTTCTCCTAATGTTAAAACATATGATTTGAAACCTGAGATGAGTTTACCTGAGCTTACAGATACATTGATTCAATCAATAGAATCTGATAAATATGATTTTATAGTTTGTAATATAGCAAATCCTGATATGGTTGGGCATACAGGGAATTTTGAAGCTACTATTAAAGCTATTGAATCTGTTGATTTAGCTGTTGGTAAAATATCTGATAAGATTTTAAGTCTTGGACACAAATTATTTATTACGGCTGATCATGGAAATGCTGAATGTATGGTTGATGAAAATGGTGGACCTATGACTGCCCATACCTGTAATAAAGTTCCATTTATATACGTTTCAGGAGATTATGAAAGTATAGAAATAAAAGAAAGTGGAAAACTTGCAGATATAGCACCAACGATTCTAAATGTT
- the tpiA gene encoding triose-phosphate isomerase, whose translation MRKNVIMGNWKMHFTVEETDKFLNKLIPKVKDAKTEVVVCVPFTSLALASNTLSGSNIKLGAQNVHFEEQGAFTGEISPNMLKSVGVSHVLIGHSERRIYFGESDETVNKKIHTCLKHGFVPVLCVGESLKEKEDGDMENILTNQIKNAFLNISSEDASKVVIAYEPIWAIGTGKTATSIDADNTISFIRKVVSSIYNKEISENMIMLYGGSVKPNTIKEQMSMENIDGALVGGASIVVEDFERIVNF comes from the coding sequence TTGAGAAAGAATGTAATAATGGGAAATTGGAAAATGCATTTCACAGTTGAGGAAACAGATAAATTTTTAAATAAATTAATTCCGAAAGTTAAAGATGCTAAAACTGAGGTTGTTGTATGTGTCCCATTTACCTCTCTTGCATTAGCTTCAAATACACTTAGTGGATCAAACATAAAGTTAGGAGCTCAAAATGTACACTTTGAAGAGCAGGGAGCATTTACCGGTGAAATTTCTCCAAATATGCTTAAAAGTGTAGGAGTTTCTCATGTTTTAATAGGACATAGTGAAAGAAGGATTTACTTTGGAGAGAGTGATGAAACTGTTAATAAAAAAATTCATACTTGCTTAAAACATGGATTTGTTCCAGTTTTGTGTGTTGGAGAGAGTTTGAAGGAAAAAGAAGATGGTGATATGGAAAATATCCTAACAAATCAAATTAAAAATGCATTTTTAAATATATCAAGTGAAGATGCAAGCAAAGTTGTAATTGCGTATGAGCCAATCTGGGCTATTGGAACTGGTAAAACGGCTACAAGTATTGACGCTGATAATACAATTTCTTTCATAAGAAAGGTTGTAAGCAGTATTTATAATAAGGAAATATCTGAAAATATGATCATGCTATATGGTGGTTCAGTTAAGCCAAATACTATAAAGGAACAAATGTCTATGGAGAATATAGACGGTGCTTTAGTTGGTGGAGCTTCTATAGTTGTTGAAGATTTTGAGAGGATTGTTAATTTTTAG